In Malassezia japonica chromosome 2, complete sequence, one DNA window encodes the following:
- the RIT1 gene encoding tRNA A64-2'-O-ribosylphosphate transferase (EggNog:ENOG503NVWI; COG:A; BUSCO:EOG09261N2L) has product MARPEEERAVLKALRREHKDVWSRLWSIEYDARFVAEVCDAYYPLALVANMRCGAWYTPPERVQATSYFKSTDGHMHQWDFSLKRTNLHLVETIQGGAHALTGCLVVDSTRRGKRFPDALSKTVPIWCAVLNHASHRRHGTPTDVPLHVASYAVSDSERAQIEARIGAWVDAFLASDWDVPCLTKPLQPLFVHPGDRAAFPPQPEDAHHIVLVSASAVDTAPSGPGGAHYVQGAGDDHESWAHGLTPDIFWRHRAALLAPDLDRGAREARIQELVAARAAETQGHLPWMAEHEGDLARIGATRLVVAARPAAYDFQKELGAYALVVHCTPLPSDDAVLRLGVPEGKRGLGEFTKALPRAVDAITHALAHDTRDVLLACTDGCHASGALAVAVLAASYSEDRVFLASPDARTAHRTHLSKDATKRRLQWVVSASPRISPSRAYLQRVNAYLIGPHRQWT; this is encoded by the exons ATGGCGCGGCCagaggaggagcgcgcggtgctcaaggcgctccgccgcgagcaCAAGGACGTATGGAGCAGGCTCTGGAGCATCGAATAT GATGCGCGGTTCGTCGCGGAGGTGTGCGACGCGTACTACCCCCTTGCGCTCGTGG CGAACatgcggtgcggcgcgtggtACACGCCCCCGGAGCGTGTGCAGGCCACGTCGTACTTCAAGTCCACCGATGGGCACATGCACCAGTGGGACTTTTCGCTGAAGCGCACGAAtctgcacctcgtcgagacgATCCAGGGCGGGGCGCATGCGCTCACCGGgtgcctcgtcgtcgactcgacgcgccggggCAAGCGCTTCCCGGACGCACTGTCTAAGACGGTGCCGATCTGGTGCGCGGTCCTGAATCACGCGTCGCACAGGCgccacggcacgccgacggacgtgccgctgcacgtcgcgtCCTACGCCGTGTCAGacagcgagcgcgcccagatcgaggcgcgcatcggcgcgtGGGTCGACGCGTTCCTCGCGTCGGACTGGGACGTGCCGTGCCTCACAAAGCCGCTGCAGCCGCTGTTTGTCCACCCGGGCGACCGCGCGGCGTTTCCCCCGCAACCAGAAGACGCGCACCACATTGTGCTGgtcagcgcgtcggccgtcgacacggcaccgagcggcccgggcggcgcacactACGTCCagggcgcgggcgacgaccACGAGAGCTGGGCGCACGGCCTGACGCCGGATATCTTTTGGCGCCACCGCGCGGCACTGCTTGCGCCCGACCTGGACCGCGGTgcacgcgaggcgcgcatccAGGAACtggtcgctgcgcgcgccgccgagaccCAAGGGCACCTCCCGTGGAtggccgagcacgagggcgatctcgcgcgcatcggcgcgacgcgcctcgtggtcgctgcgcgccccgccgccTACGACTTTCAAAAGGAGCTGGGCGCCTATGCGCTGGTCGTGCACTGCACCCCGCTGCCGTCCGACGAcgccgtcctgcgcctcggcgtcccCGAAGGAAAACGTGGCCTGGGCGAATTCACAAAAGCACttccgcgcgccgtcgacgcgaTTACccatgcgcttgcgcacgatACCCGCGATGTACTGCTCGCGTGCACCGACGGATGCCacgcaagcggcgcgcttgcggtCGCGGTCCTTGCCGCGAGCTACTCCGAGGACCGCGTGTTCCTCGCTTCGCccgacgcacgcaccgcgcaccgcacgcacctCTCGAAAGACGCCACGAAGCGGCGGCTGCAGTGGGTCGTCAGTGCCTCGCCACgcatctcgccgagccgcgcgtatctgcagcgcgtcaaCGCGTATCTTATTGGGCCACACCGTCAATGGACATAG
- a CDS encoding tripeptidyl-peptidase I (COG:O; EggNog:ENOG503NY9U; MEROPS:MER0078639; SECRETED:SignalP(1-23)) gives MAPPCWTALLLVALLAIALPASATPALLPDVVKERIIAPRGWTRYAVANDSEVIPLRIALKQAEPNSIERMLDLTSDPDSPNYLDHLSREQVLQLLKPSSNSSKAVNAWLDSHKVSSIHVDHAHQGDSVSIHVPVHKARRMLNADFSVFEHHSTGERVVRTTEYSLPRSVADHVEYVGGTTYFSTLRSLRSPNKVIDEAVDLEPLTRAARISRVNVHASGKPQPGVPSACNSSQVTSLCLRELYGTKGYKPRAPKKTHIGIAGFLGEKANYQDLNNFLKVQRPDALRGNATFDYVTINGEHNNQSLAASTGEAALDVQTVVGMTYPIRTSFYSVGGKPPFKKDKFTPTDTNEPYAELLEYLLRLPDHELPDVLSISYGDDEQTVPPAYARRVCTLIAALGLRGVSVFDSSGDQGVGGSEESQCVTNDGRKEKTFLPSFPATCPYVTVVGATKDFGPEKVTTKKFSFIVSGGGFSNYFPRPSYQNTSVPHYLSTTQGNKDHGMFNPEGRAYPDVSAQGSRFVISVNGKLQLISGTSASTPLFASVVSLLNDARIAQNKATLGFLNPLIYKRMGNTSAFTDVHIGSAKGCGHMHGFEAAEGWDPVTGFGTPNFPMMLQQVIQL, from the coding sequence ATGGCGCCCCCGTGTTGGactgcgctgctgctcgtcgcgctgctggccaTTGCGCTGCCGGCCAGCGCCACGCCCGCCCTGCTCCCCGATGTCGTCAAGGAGCGCATCATTGCGCCCCGTGGCTGGACGCGCTACGCGGTCGCCAACGACAGCGAAGTCATTCCTTTGCGCATTGCGCTGAAGCAGGCGGAGCCGAACAgcatcgagcgcatgctcgaccTGACCAGCGACCCGGACAGCCCCAACTACCTCGACCACCTGTCGCGCGAACAGgtcctgcagctgctcaagCCCTCCTCGAACTCGTCCAAGGCCGTGAATGCGTGGCTGGACAGCCACAAGGTATCGTCGATCCACGTCGACCACGCCCACCAAGGCGACTCGGTCAGCATCCACGTGCCGGTGCACAAGGCGCGCCGTATGCTCAACGCCGACTTTTCCGTATTTGAGCACCACAgcaccggcgagcgcgtcgtgcgcacgaccgagTACAGCCTGCCccgcagcgtcgcggaCCATGTGGAATACGTGGGCGGCACGACGTACTTTTCtacgctgcgctcgctgcgctcgccgaacAAGGTCATTGACGAGGCGGTGGATCTCGAGCCActgacgcgcgccgcgcgcatcaGCCGCGTAAATGTCCACGCGTCCGGCAAGCCGCagcccggcgtgccgtcggcgtgcaACTCGTCACAGGTCACCTCGCTCTGCCTCCGTGAGCTGTACGGCACCAAGGGCTACAAGCCCCGCGCGCCGAAAAAGACACACATTGGCATTGCCGGCTTCCTCGGCGAGAAGGCCAACTACCAGGATTTGAACAACTTCCTCAAGGTGCAGCgccccgacgcgctgcgcggcaacGCGACCTTTGACTATGTCACGATCAACGGCGAGCACAACAACCAGAGCCTTGCCGCATCGACGGGagaggccgcgctcgacgtgcagaCTGTCGTCGGCATGACCTACCCCATCCGCACCTCGTTCTACTCGGTCGGGGGCAAGCCGCCGTTCAAGAAGGACAAGTTTACGCCGACGGACACGAACGAGCCCtatgccgagctgctcgagtaCCTGCTGCGTCTGCCGGACCACGAGCTGCCCGACGTCCTCTCGATCTCgtacggcgacgacgagcagacggtgccgccggcgtacgcgcgccgcgtgtgTACGCTCAttgccgcgctcggtcTCCGCGGCGTGAGCGTCTTTGACTCGTCGGGCGACCAGGGTGtcggcggcagcgaggAGTCGCAGTGTGTGACGAACGACGGCCGCAAGGAAAAGACCTTCTTGCCGTCGTTCCCTGCGACGTGCCCGTACGTGACGGTCGTCGGTGCGACCAAGGACTTTGGACCGGAAAAGGTGACGACGAAAAAGTTTTCCTTTATCGtgtccggcggcggctttTCCAACTACTTCCCCCGCCCTTCGTACCAGAAcacgagcgtgccgcacTACTTGAGCACGACGCAGGGCAACAAGGACCACGGCATGTTTAACCCCGAGGGCCGTGCGTATCCCGACGTGTCGGCCCAAGGCTCGCGCTTTGTGATCTCGGTCAATGGCAAGCTCCAGCTGATTTCGGGTACGAGCGCCTCTACACCCCTCTTTGCATCGGTCGTGTCGCTGCTGAACgatgcgcgcatcgcgcagaacaaggcgacgctcggcttTTTGAACCCCCTCATCTACAAGCGCATGGGCAACACCTCGGCCTTTACCGATGTGCACATCGGCTCGGCCAAGGGGTGCGGCCACATGCACGGCTTCGAGGCTGCCGAGGGCTGGGACCCGGTGACGGGCTTTGGCACGCCCAACTTTCCCATGATGCTCCAGCAGGTGATCCAGCTGTAG